The Neobacillus sp. OS1-2 genome includes a window with the following:
- a CDS encoding phage tail spike protein yields the protein MIKILNQQLQPVSVLENAYSIGYEKTFNELWKATFTLPLNDPKNTECQPLFFVEVTDQDEYIGLFRIIPESTVKSESTNEVKYQCEHVLATLLDDVLFLYHQNDNLTTADNIQYLLDQQSLKRWKRGTIAFTRYFSYKWENENGLLSPMFSIPKPFDVPFQWIHDTQSYPWTLNLVEPESEVTCEIRYGKNQISIERDIDPSVVFNRIYALGYGEGDNQLNIKSVNNGIPYVEDAESIAKYGLRSYIWADKRFEDAPTLKANAEALLNQWKIPKVTYRASAADISSITGEDIDKLKMGRIARMIDDDLGIFEARIIKESKSDMTGNPGGVQLEIANKTDDLSTTQSDIERRQQINELYSQGATNIDSHDYNDNADPDNPAEITFYLPDELVKINKLLLSFKTDKFRAYERAIEGGGAVVSSTSSGGGSTQTSSSGGGVSKSTASGGGAVTTSEAKTFLEISAMTGVPENSVGTENWGYHLHEVRLSGDNWTHDHKVTIPAHTHNFDVPNHSHSVNVPAHTHNITLPDHTHDIQFGIYKLDKSASAVLIKVDGNTVPFTGTSGDNIDLIPCLSKDGEGKVNRGWHTITITPNDLARINAQIYSQVFIQSRGGGSF from the coding sequence ATGATAAAAATTCTAAATCAGCAGCTTCAACCCGTGTCGGTTTTAGAAAACGCCTATTCCATTGGGTATGAAAAAACATTTAATGAATTGTGGAAAGCAACCTTTACTCTGCCATTGAATGACCCTAAAAATACCGAATGCCAGCCCTTATTTTTTGTAGAAGTGACTGATCAAGATGAATACATTGGATTATTTCGGATTATCCCCGAAAGTACAGTGAAATCGGAAAGTACAAACGAAGTTAAATATCAATGTGAGCACGTTCTGGCCACTCTGCTAGATGACGTGCTTTTTTTGTACCATCAGAACGATAATTTAACGACAGCCGATAATATCCAATATCTATTAGATCAGCAATCCCTCAAACGGTGGAAACGGGGAACAATTGCCTTTACAAGGTACTTCTCGTATAAGTGGGAAAATGAAAATGGATTACTCAGTCCAATGTTCTCGATACCTAAGCCTTTCGATGTACCTTTCCAGTGGATACACGACACACAATCCTATCCGTGGACTCTTAATTTAGTGGAGCCAGAATCAGAAGTAACCTGTGAAATCCGGTATGGCAAAAACCAAATATCCATTGAGAGAGATATTGATCCAAGTGTCGTTTTCAATCGGATTTATGCTCTGGGATATGGTGAAGGTGATAACCAATTAAATATTAAGTCGGTTAACAATGGCATCCCATATGTGGAAGATGCTGAATCTATCGCTAAATACGGTTTACGGTCCTATATTTGGGCCGATAAACGCTTTGAAGATGCTCCTACATTAAAGGCAAACGCTGAGGCTCTACTAAACCAGTGGAAAATACCGAAAGTGACTTATCGAGCATCAGCTGCAGATATTTCATCTATTACAGGTGAAGATATCGACAAATTAAAAATGGGCAGGATTGCCCGCATGATTGACGATGACTTAGGAATTTTTGAAGCTCGGATAATAAAAGAAAGTAAATCCGATATGACTGGTAATCCTGGTGGCGTTCAATTGGAGATAGCTAATAAAACGGATGACTTGTCTACTACTCAATCCGATATTGAACGTAGGCAGCAAATCAATGAACTTTATAGCCAGGGTGCAACAAATATTGATAGTCATGATTATAACGACAATGCGGATCCAGACAACCCTGCAGAGATTACTTTTTATTTGCCGGACGAGCTCGTAAAAATCAATAAATTATTGCTATCCTTTAAGACTGATAAATTTAGGGCTTATGAGAGAGCAATCGAAGGTGGAGGAGCTGTAGTTTCTTCCACATCTAGTGGAGGTGGTTCCACTCAAACATCTAGCTCTGGTGGCGGTGTAAGTAAATCGACAGCCTCCGGTGGTGGAGCAGTGACAACATCTGAAGCGAAGACATTTTTGGAAATTTCCGCAATGACTGGAGTTCCGGAAAACTCTGTAGGTACAGAAAATTGGGGGTACCATTTACATGAAGTTAGATTAAGCGGAGATAATTGGACGCATGATCATAAAGTGACCATTCCAGCACATACTCATAATTTTGATGTTCCTAATCATTCACACTCAGTTAATGTCCCTGCACACACGCATAATATTACACTGCCAGACCACACACACGACATACAGTTTGGTATTTATAAGCTGGATAAATCAGCTTCTGCAGTATTAATAAAAGTGGATGGTAATACCGTTCCTTTCACCGGTACTAGCGGTGATAATATCGATTTAATTCCCTGTTTATCAAAGGATGGCGAAGGAAAGGTTAATCGTGGATGGCACACAATTACCATTACACCGAATGATTTAGCCAGGATAAACGCACAGATTTATAGTCAGGTATTTATTCAAAGTCGCGGCGGCGGCTCTTTTTAA
- a CDS encoding phage holin family protein produces MDGNKIIIFIKSFFGAIGTIWSFIVGAMGWAFPTLVIMMAADFVSGVSAGAVNGGVSSAKGRIGFVKKVHILIIVGLIYLLEKGILGTQHLGDGVTVAYIVIEFISLTENAGKLGVPLGPLKNFITLLKEKGEGK; encoded by the coding sequence ATGGATGGAAACAAGATAATAATTTTTATTAAAAGCTTTTTTGGAGCAATCGGGACAATTTGGTCATTTATTGTCGGTGCAATGGGATGGGCTTTTCCCACTCTGGTGATCATGATGGCAGCGGATTTTGTATCGGGAGTATCTGCAGGTGCGGTTAATGGTGGGGTGAGCAGTGCTAAAGGACGGATAGGTTTTGTCAAAAAAGTCCACATTCTAATCATTGTGGGCTTAATTTATTTATTGGAAAAGGGGATCCTTGGTACTCAACATCTCGGAGACGGTGTGACCGTAGCCTATATAGTTATTGAGTTTATTAGTTTAACAGAAAATGCAGGGAAATTAGGGGTACCTCTGGGTCCGCTTAAAAACTTTATTACTCTATTAAAAGAAAAAGGAGAGGGTAAATAA
- a CDS encoding GH25 family lysozyme: protein MAQLKGIDVSKHQGVIDWDKVKAVGIQFAMLRLGIGSDMASQDDAQFERNVRECERVGIQWGAYLYSYALNVDQAKSEAAHALRLLKGKNPTYPIAFDMEDADGYKAKNGMPCNAELVAICNTFLSIVEGAGYYVSLYASLSWLNNQLNDNSLDRFDKWVAQWGPSCSYGNPFGMWQYTSDGTVNGISGRVDMNYSYHDFGADNQPVSKSAPVVSAAPVKPAPQTVQSQSIVPFPGHLIKVGTKGKDVERIQRAVKVNPDGIYGPKTKAAVKAYQSRHGLAADGIVGPATWSVMF from the coding sequence ATGGCACAATTAAAAGGCATTGACGTATCCAAGCATCAAGGAGTTATTGATTGGGACAAAGTTAAGGCTGTTGGGATCCAATTTGCAATGCTTAGGTTAGGTATTGGCAGTGATATGGCATCTCAAGACGATGCTCAATTTGAAAGAAATGTTAGAGAGTGTGAACGAGTGGGCATCCAATGGGGGGCTTATTTATATAGTTATGCACTTAATGTAGATCAAGCAAAGAGCGAAGCTGCACATGCTCTTAGACTATTAAAAGGGAAAAATCCAACGTATCCGATTGCTTTTGACATGGAAGATGCTGATGGATATAAAGCTAAAAACGGTATGCCGTGTAATGCCGAATTAGTAGCAATTTGTAATACTTTTCTATCCATTGTGGAAGGTGCGGGATATTATGTTTCTCTTTACGCTAGTTTGAGTTGGTTAAATAATCAGCTAAATGATAACTCATTAGATCGTTTTGACAAATGGGTAGCACAATGGGGCCCATCATGCTCATATGGTAATCCGTTTGGAATGTGGCAGTATACAAGTGACGGCACTGTGAATGGGATTAGTGGAAGGGTTGATATGAACTATTCTTATCATGATTTTGGCGCAGATAATCAACCAGTTTCAAAGTCTGCTCCGGTGGTATCTGCGGCACCAGTTAAGCCAGCACCACAGACAGTGCAATCTCAGTCCATCGTGCCTTTTCCCGGGCATTTGATTAAAGTAGGTACTAAAGGAAAAGATGTAGAAAGAATCCAACGTGCTGTAAAAGTTAACCCAGATGGCATTTATGGCCCTAAAACTAAAGCGGCGGTTAAAGCCTACCAATCAAGACATGGTTTAGCAGCTGACGGTATTGTCGGTCCTGCTACTTGGTCAGTGATGTTTTAG
- a CDS encoding SHOCT domain-containing protein, producing MNYTFKKPNTTVEFTDDGVIFKRGNNDLMIHKALRGETKVLYSQIQEIKFKEASLTSAGYLQLSTPRSSMVGLLRTVDQPQNAVKFKRDMNEEALKLKSEIEERINNLSSTGSELGSLKELKSLLDEGIITQEEFDLKKRQILNI from the coding sequence ATGAATTACACTTTTAAAAAACCTAATACTACTGTGGAATTTACAGATGATGGTGTAATTTTTAAAAGAGGGAATAATGACTTGATGATACATAAAGCATTACGTGGGGAAACAAAAGTATTATATAGCCAAATTCAAGAAATCAAATTCAAAGAAGCTTCGTTAACTTCAGCCGGTTATCTACAATTATCCACCCCTAGAAGTTCAATGGTAGGTTTATTAAGAACAGTAGATCAACCGCAAAATGCTGTTAAGTTTAAGAGAGATATGAATGAAGAAGCATTAAAATTAAAATCGGAAATAGAAGAAAGAATTAACAATCTAAGTTCTACTGGTTCTGAACTTGGCTCCCTTAAGGAACTTAAATCTTTATTAGATGAGGGAATTATTACTCAAGAGGAATTTGATTTGAAAAAAAGGCAAATTTTAAACATATAA
- a CDS encoding helix-turn-helix transcriptional regulator, with protein MLRSRIGELLRVCKYRREYIIKELGVSQNTLSNWSVGNTYPTMDKAFILADLLEVKVDDLYERKVEETN; from the coding sequence ATGCTTAGGAGCCGAATAGGAGAATTATTACGTGTTTGTAAATACAGAAGAGAGTACATAATTAAAGAATTAGGAGTTAGTCAAAATACCCTATCTAATTGGTCTGTGGGTAATACCTATCCTACAATGGACAAAGCTTTTATACTGGCTGACTTACTGGAAGTAAAGGTAGATGATCTATATGAACGAAAAGTGGAAGAAACTAATTGA
- a CDS encoding antibiotic biosynthesis monooxygenase: MNIYITAGTLDFLTKLANKYPDDLIVTMVNENGALLLHETAGKSKFSMPRKYEVLESVGVIQKESFAIMNHIPVTDEGRPIFEHQCKIQIQKTAIVRGLRALRLLRPISSTTYVILSVWENEASYQSWQNSDSFMKAGTGLDAQQKIFASAPYISKYSIIE; encoded by the coding sequence ATGAACATCTATATAACCGCTGGTACATTGGACTTTTTAACGAAATTAGCAAACAAATATCCTGATGATCTGATTGTGACCATGGTCAATGAAAATGGTGCCCTATTATTACATGAAACAGCAGGGAAAAGTAAATTTAGCATGCCCCGAAAGTATGAGGTATTAGAATCGGTTGGAGTTATTCAAAAAGAAAGTTTTGCGATTATGAATCATATTCCGGTTACAGATGAAGGCCGGCCCATTTTTGAACACCAATGTAAAATTCAAATTCAAAAAACGGCAATCGTGCGAGGATTGAGGGCATTAAGATTGCTTCGACCTATTTCATCTACTACTTATGTCATCCTGTCGGTGTGGGAAAATGAAGCGTCATATCAAAGCTGGCAAAATTCCGATTCATTTATGAAGGCAGGAACAGGTCTAGATGCACAGCAAAAAATTTTCGCTAGTGCTCCATATATTAGTAAATATTCAATAATCGAATAA
- the hemE gene encoding uroporphyrinogen decarboxylase, whose translation MTRSINEIFLKAARGEKTDHVPVWYMRQAGRSQPEYREIKEKYSLFEITHQPELCAYVTRLPVEQYNVDAAILYKDIMTPLPAIGMEVEIKGGIGPVIDNPIRSLADVEKLGEIHPEEDVPYVLDTIKLLTTEQLNVPLIGFSGAPFTLASYMIEGGPSKNYNKTKSFMYSEPKAWFALMEKLGDMIITYVKSQINAGAKAIQIFDSWVGALNVEDYRYFIKPIMNRIFASLKEENVPLIMFGVGASHLALEWNDLPLDVVGLDWRLPISQAREMGVNKTVQGNLDPAVLLAPWEVIEEKAKAILDQGMAQNGYIFNLGHGVFPSVKPETLKRLASFIHEYSASKMSR comes from the coding sequence ATGACCAGATCAATTAATGAAATATTTTTAAAAGCAGCAAGAGGTGAGAAAACGGATCATGTACCTGTCTGGTATATGCGCCAAGCAGGGCGTTCCCAACCGGAATACAGAGAAATTAAAGAGAAGTACTCCTTATTCGAAATTACGCACCAGCCTGAGCTATGTGCCTATGTTACCCGCCTGCCAGTTGAGCAGTACAATGTCGATGCCGCGATATTATATAAAGATATCATGACACCGCTTCCGGCAATTGGTATGGAGGTAGAAATAAAGGGTGGAATTGGACCGGTTATAGACAATCCAATCCGTTCTTTAGCAGATGTTGAAAAACTGGGTGAAATACACCCGGAGGAAGATGTACCATACGTATTGGATACAATCAAATTACTAACGACTGAGCAATTAAATGTTCCGTTAATCGGGTTTTCCGGAGCACCATTTACGCTTGCCAGCTATATGATTGAAGGCGGTCCATCGAAAAACTACAATAAGACAAAATCCTTCATGTATTCGGAACCTAAGGCATGGTTTGCATTGATGGAAAAACTGGGCGATATGATTATTACATACGTGAAATCGCAAATAAACGCAGGAGCCAAGGCAATCCAAATTTTCGATTCATGGGTTGGAGCATTAAATGTCGAGGATTACCGTTATTTCATCAAGCCTATCATGAATCGTATTTTCGCTTCATTAAAGGAAGAAAATGTTCCCTTAATAATGTTTGGTGTGGGTGCGAGCCATCTTGCTTTAGAATGGAATGACCTGCCACTGGATGTTGTTGGCTTGGACTGGCGCCTGCCAATTAGCCAAGCAAGAGAAATGGGGGTAAATAAAACCGTTCAAGGCAACCTCGATCCAGCTGTCCTGCTTGCACCATGGGAGGTCATTGAGGAAAAGGCTAAAGCAATTTTAGATCAAGGAATGGCACAAAATGGCTATATCTTTAATTTAGGTCACGGTGTTTTCCCATCTGTTAAACCGGAAACTTTGAAAAGATTAGCGTCCTTTATTCATGAGTATTCAGCATCCAAAATGAGTCGCTAG
- the hemH gene encoding ferrochelatase → MTKKKMGLLVMAYGTPYSLEDLEGYYTHIRHGRKPSPEMLEDLRNRYQAIGGISPLAKITLNQAEKLEQYLNQIQDEIEFKMYLGLKHIAPFIEDAVKKMHEDGIEEAVSLVLAPHFSTFSVKSYNGRAVEEAEKLGNLTIKTIDSWYQEPKFISYWANQVQQVFGQMPQEEKDQAVLIVSAHSLPEKILQYGDPYPSQLQETANLIAEQAGVKNVEIGWQSAGNTPEPWIGPDVQDLTRDLYKHHHYQAFVYAPVGFVCDHLEVLYDNDVECKTVTNELGVNYYRPEMPNAKDEFIDCLSSVILKRVNE, encoded by the coding sequence ATGACAAAAAAGAAAATGGGACTGTTAGTAATGGCATACGGTACCCCCTATTCATTAGAGGATTTAGAAGGCTATTATACGCATATCCGCCATGGCAGGAAACCAAGTCCTGAAATGTTAGAAGATCTTCGTAATCGTTATCAAGCAATCGGCGGGATCTCTCCATTAGCGAAAATTACCCTTAACCAAGCGGAAAAGCTTGAACAGTATTTAAATCAAATTCAAGACGAAATAGAATTTAAAATGTACTTGGGGTTAAAACATATTGCGCCGTTTATTGAAGATGCTGTGAAAAAGATGCACGAAGATGGTATTGAAGAGGCTGTAAGTCTTGTTTTGGCCCCGCATTTTTCCACCTTCAGTGTAAAATCCTATAATGGAAGAGCAGTAGAGGAAGCTGAGAAATTAGGCAACCTTACTATCAAAACGATTGATAGCTGGTATCAGGAACCGAAATTTATCTCCTATTGGGCTAATCAAGTACAACAAGTGTTTGGACAAATGCCCCAAGAGGAAAAAGACCAGGCCGTACTAATCGTTTCTGCACACAGCCTGCCGGAAAAGATCCTCCAGTATGGCGACCCCTATCCAAGCCAGCTGCAGGAAACAGCTAATTTAATTGCTGAACAAGCAGGTGTAAAGAATGTTGAAATTGGCTGGCAAAGTGCCGGAAATACACCAGAGCCCTGGATTGGTCCGGATGTTCAGGATTTGACAAGGGATCTCTATAAACATCATCATTATCAGGCATTCGTATATGCACCTGTCGGGTTTGTTTGCGACCACCTTGAAGTGTTATACGATAACGATGTTGAATGCAAAACGGTTACGAATGAATTAGGGGTTAACTACTATCGTCCGGAAATGCCTAATGCAAAGGACGAATTTATTGACTGCTTATCAAGCGTTATTCTTAAAAGAGTAAATGAATAA
- the hemY gene encoding protoporphyrinogen oxidase, with protein sequence MTKDKQKVVIIGGGIAGLTSAFYLQKTIQEHQLPIEIQLIEASHRLGGKMQTVVRDGFTIERGPDSFLARKTSIIRLAKEVGMDDKLVPNSTGKSYVLVNEKLHSMPGGSIMGVPTEVGPFITTGLFSVPGKLRAAADFILPRSESGKDQSLGQFFRRRLGDEVVENLIEPLLSGIYAGDIDQLSLMSTFPQFYEVEQKYRSLIMGMKKTTPSQPKQPENKDKKKGGFLTFKTGLQSFAEAIEAKLDPRTILKGHRVDKISKSNDHYEIYLNNSETIKADCIIAATPHKVTQSMFSDYNFFDPFKSVPSTSVATVAIAFPVEAIKNDIDGTGFVVSRNGDYSITACTWTHKKWEHSTPKGKVLLRCYVGRAGDETIVDLSDDRIIKIVLDDLKKTMSITMDPDFAIVSRWKNAMPQYTVGHKQRLETILEQVKKDLPGVFLAGASYGGVGVPDCIDQGEAAVKNVLEYLKEKNMSEEAVTL encoded by the coding sequence GTGACCAAAGACAAACAGAAGGTTGTCATTATTGGGGGAGGAATTGCTGGTCTCACGTCAGCATTCTATCTCCAAAAAACAATTCAAGAGCATCAACTGCCAATTGAGATTCAATTAATTGAAGCATCCCATCGTCTTGGCGGTAAAATGCAAACGGTTGTTAGAGATGGTTTTACCATTGAGCGAGGACCCGATTCATTTTTAGCAAGAAAAACAAGCATCATTAGGCTGGCAAAAGAAGTTGGAATGGATGACAAATTAGTTCCTAATTCGACGGGTAAATCGTATGTTCTTGTAAACGAGAAGCTCCACTCCATGCCTGGCGGTTCAATCATGGGAGTGCCTACGGAAGTGGGACCCTTTATCACAACAGGTCTTTTTTCCGTTCCCGGTAAATTACGAGCCGCAGCCGATTTTATCCTTCCCCGTTCAGAAAGTGGGAAAGACCAATCATTAGGACAATTTTTTCGAAGAAGATTGGGCGATGAGGTAGTTGAAAATTTAATTGAACCATTACTATCAGGCATCTACGCAGGTGATATTGATCAATTAAGCCTGATGTCGACCTTCCCGCAATTTTACGAAGTAGAACAAAAGTACCGAAGCCTGATAATGGGGATGAAAAAAACAACGCCTTCCCAGCCAAAACAGCCAGAAAATAAAGATAAGAAAAAGGGTGGTTTCTTAACCTTTAAAACAGGACTTCAATCCTTTGCTGAGGCCATTGAAGCAAAATTAGATCCGAGGACCATTTTAAAGGGCCACCGTGTTGATAAAATATCAAAGTCCAATGACCACTACGAAATTTATCTTAATAATAGCGAAACCATAAAAGCTGATTGTATTATTGCTGCTACGCCACATAAGGTAACGCAATCCATGTTTTCTGATTATAACTTTTTCGATCCCTTTAAATCTGTACCATCTACATCTGTAGCTACCGTTGCAATCGCCTTCCCTGTGGAAGCAATTAAGAACGATATTGATGGAACAGGATTTGTTGTTTCAAGAAATGGAGATTACTCTATTACCGCTTGTACGTGGACCCATAAAAAATGGGAGCACTCAACTCCGAAAGGAAAAGTGCTTCTCCGCTGCTATGTAGGAAGAGCGGGTGATGAGACGATTGTTGACCTGTCGGATGATCGCATCATTAAGATTGTCCTCGACGATTTGAAAAAGACAATGAGCATCACGATGGATCCTGACTTTGCGATTGTTTCTAGGTGGAAAAATGCTATGCCGCAATATACCGTGGGCCATAAGCAACGGCTTGAAACTATATTGGAGCAGGTGAAGAAAGATCTGCCTGGTGTCTTCTTGGCAGGTGCCTCATATGGAGGGGTTGGTGTTCCCGATTGTATTGATCAAGGAGAGGCAGCCGTCAAGAATGTGTTAGAATACCTAAAAGAAAAAAATATGTCAGAAGAAGCTGTTACGTTATAA